One Natronolimnobius sp. AArcel1 genomic region harbors:
- a CDS encoding HalOD1 output domain-containing protein has translation MSTQRPASDPSDSLVKRIVDGVSVVHGTQPFHPAEPLYHAVDPDALQRLVEDPSTTDLEITFEYQACRVTVDGDGAVTVSPVQKEHTDLE, from the coding sequence ATGTCAACACAGCGTCCGGCTTCCGACCCGTCCGACTCGTTGGTCAAGCGAATCGTCGATGGCGTGTCTGTAGTGCATGGGACACAACCGTTTCATCCTGCAGAACCGTTGTACCATGCTGTCGATCCGGACGCCTTACAACGCCTCGTCGAAGATCCCTCGACAACCGACCTCGAGATCACGTTCGAGTACCAAGCGTGTCGCGTCACGGTCGACGGCGATGGCGCTGTGACTGTTTCGCCAGTACAAAAAGAGCACACAGATCTCGAGTGA